In Bacteroidota bacterium, the genomic window CCCGCTTAATCCCGATAATTATCGGGATGCGGGGGATTAGTCCTCTCTTTTTTTTGACTATATTGAGTTTCGGTATTACCCATCATTGAGCCCGTATATTTTTTTGTATCAAAAAACCTATCATATTGAAATATAAAGTTGGGATTGGTTTTATTCAAAACAATTGATACCAAATAAAAAAATCTTTAAAATATATTGGTATTGAGCAAAGCCAGTGAAAATTCACCGCAAAAAATAGTTTAATACCCTATTCAATAAGTGCATATTTTTGCCCTTATGAAAAAATTTTTTATTTGGTTCACTGTTATTGCTTTGTTATTTGGTGGAGGATTTTGGATATACCTCAAATTTATTGCCTCATCCAAAAGTATTGATGCCATGGCGTGTATCCCCAGTGATGCTATCTATATTATCGAAACATCGCAGCCCATCAAATCCTGGAAAAAGATTTCTGAGTCGAAGCCCTGGAATCATATCAAGACGCAAGGCACATTTGCGGAGATTTCGAAAAGTGCCGATGCACTTGACCAAATGATTAAAGACCACGATATATTGTTTAGTGTTTTTGGCGATCGTAAAATTTTTATTTCAGCCCACAAAACCAAACCCAACGATTATGATTTTTTATATGTGGTCGATTTACAAGATGCCGCTAAAATTGGTATGGTAAAAGAGGCTATAGATATGCTTTGCGAACTAGGAGGATTCACCACAAAAACTAGAGAATATAATAGTTATAAAATATCGGAAAACTTAGATCCACAAACAGGAGAAATATTATATACCTGTATTGTACAAAACCAATTGGTATGCAGCTATACGGGCAAATTGGTAGAAGCTGCTATCAATATCATTGAAAAACCCTACTTCACGCTGCAAGAAAAATTTAAAGACGTGAGCAATCGTACAGGCGATGGTTTGATGAAGTTATACCTGAATGCAGCTTTCTATGATGATTTGATTGCCTGCTACCAGCAGCCTCTCGACCAAATAAATAAAGACATCAGCAATATTATACATTATGCGGGTATGGCTGGCACTATTAGCGACGACGAAATTAAACTGGATGGAAACCTAAACATACACGATTCCATGGATAATTATTTAACCGATATGCTCCAATTTGGGAGTGGGCAATTGGGCAATAAAGAATATATAACCAACCAAGCGGCCATGTGCACCAGTTTGGGTTATGGTAGGTTTAGCGACTTCTATGAAAAGCTTGACAAAACCATGCAACTAAACGATAAAGATTATGCTACGGTGAACAGCAGTGTAAGTGCCACCGAGCAGTTTCTGGGCATTACCATACGTAAAAATATTATATCGTGGATAGGCGATGAGGTAACCTATATCACACTTTCGCCAAACGATTCTGTAAGAAATGCCGACTATGCCATTGTAATACATGCCAACAACAAAGAAGCGATGCAAAAAAATATGGATCTGATAGCCAAACGCTTGAAACGTCGCAGTTTGGGTGTATTAAAAGTGCAACGCGAAGTGTACAAAGACCACACCATCAAACGTATGAAAGTGCGTGGCATGTTCCGTAAAATGTTTGGCAAAATGTTCGAAAAATTTGACATGCCTTATTATACTATTATAGAAGACAGGATTGTATTTACAAATACAGAATACAATATGCACCGCATGATTGACGACTACGATGCAGAGAACACACTTGCCAAAAATGAGGAATATAATAAACTCATCGACCAGTTCAATAGTAACTCCAATGTATTTGTTTATGTTAATATGGAACAGTATTTTCCCTTGATGCGTAATAGTGTGAAACCGGATACCTATTATAAATTGAAACAGAACAAAAAGTATATTACTTGTTTCCCCAAAATGGGTTTTCAATTAACGGGCAATGGAAAGTATTATGATGTGAAACTTCGTTTATCTTTTAATATAGATGAACCCAAAATGGATACTGATACCTTTACTACCATTGATAGTAGCAATACCGTAATTAAAAATGATTCAAGCCATACCGCCTTTATTAATAATACCAAGCAAGAACATTATGCAAATGGGCAATTAAAAATGGAAGCCAAAATGAATGAGGAAAATAAGATGCATGGAGAATTTAAAGAATACTGGGAAAATGGAAAACTTAAGGTGAAAGGCAATTATGAAAATGGATTCAAAATGGGGGTTTGGAAGTATTATCGAGAATCGGGGGAATATGATAGGAAAGAAAAGTTTGAGTAATAAAGGGGAATGCTCTCCGCAATAACCCCGCAAGCGTGCGGGGGATTATTCCAGCATCTAAATATATAACAATACATAAATAAGATCCTGAATGCTTTCGAAATCAGGATGACGTTGCGGGGGCAACATTCTCTTCCCCAAAAAAGAAAATCTAAACTATAGAAAATGAAAT contains:
- a CDS encoding DUF3352 domain-containing protein, which translates into the protein MKKFFIWFTVIALLFGGGFWIYLKFIASSKSIDAMACIPSDAIYIIETSQPIKSWKKISESKPWNHIKTQGTFAEISKSADALDQMIKDHDILFSVFGDRKIFISAHKTKPNDYDFLYVVDLQDAAKIGMVKEAIDMLCELGGFTTKTREYNSYKISENLDPQTGEILYTCIVQNQLVCSYTGKLVEAAINIIEKPYFTLQEKFKDVSNRTGDGLMKLYLNAAFYDDLIACYQQPLDQINKDISNIIHYAGMAGTISDDEIKLDGNLNIHDSMDNYLTDMLQFGSGQLGNKEYITNQAAMCTSLGYGRFSDFYEKLDKTMQLNDKDYATVNSSVSATEQFLGITIRKNIISWIGDEVTYITLSPNDSVRNADYAIVIHANNKEAMQKNMDLIAKRLKRRSLGVLKVQREVYKDHTIKRMKVRGMFRKMFGKMFEKFDMPYYTIIEDRIVFTNTEYNMHRMIDDYDAENTLAKNEEYNKLIDQFNSNSNVFVYVNMEQYFPLMRNSVKPDTYYKLKQNKKYITCFPKMGFQLTGNGKYYDVKLRLSFNIDEPKMDTDTFTTIDSSNTVIKNDSSHTAFINNTKQEHYANGQLKMEAKMNEENKMHGEFKEYWENGKLKVKGNYENGFKMGVWKYYRESGEYDRKEKFE